The Thamnophis elegans isolate rThaEle1 chromosome Z, rThaEle1.pri, whole genome shotgun sequence genome contains a region encoding:
- the LOC116521276 gene encoding olfactory receptor 2AP1-like, which produces MCGIQQENQTTITHFLLLGFDDLQDLQLFLFLLFLMIYIVTMMGNILIITLVASDHHLHTPMYFFVGNLSCLETCYSSTILPRMLVSLLTGDGLISVKGCIVQFWFFGFLAATECYLLAVMSYDRYLAVCKPLHYISLMDTHCCIQLVLVSWLSGMVMVTTITLKMSQLNFCAPSEMNHFFCDFMPLMQHICCGSHLFLLSSFVTTSVATFPPFLLTLASYMCIITTILRIPSAVGRKKAFSTCSTHLIVVTIFYGTLIVVYLHPNTVALNKMSKFFSLFYTVFTPLFNPLIYSLRNKEVSKSLKRAVRKYVVFKKLAVISI; this is translated from the coding sequence ATGTGTGGCATACAACAAGAAAATCAAACAACCATTACACATTTCCTCTTGCTGGGATTTGATGATCTCCAAGATTTGCAACTATTCCTCTTCTTACTTTTTCTCATGATCTACATTGTGACCATGATGGGGAACATTCTCATCATTACTCTTGTTGCTTCAGACCATCACCTTCACACCCCAATGTATTTCTTTGTGGGGAATTTATCCTGCTTAGAGACTTGCTATAGCTCAACCATTCTACCAAGGATGCTAGTCAGCCTTTTAACTGGGGATGGGCTTATTTCTGTTAAAGGATGCATTGTGCAATTCTGGTTCTTTGGATTTCTAGCAGCAACAGAATGTTATCTGCTGGCAGTGATGTCTTATGATCGCTACCTTGCAGTATGCAAGCCACTTCATTACATATCTCTTATGGATACTCATTGCTGCATTCAGTTAGTGTTAGTATCATGGCTCAGTGGCATGGTTATGGTCACCACAATTACATTAAAAATGTCACAGTTAAATTTCTGTGCTCCGAGTGAAATGAACCATTTCTTTTGTGACTTCATGCCATTGATGCAACACATTTGTTGTGGTTCTCATCTATTCCTTTTGTCCAGCTTTGTAACTACTTCTGTGGCAACCTTTCCTCCATTCTTGCTCACCCTGGCTTCATACATGTGCATCATCACCACCATTCTGAGAATCCCTTCTGCTGTAGGAAGAAAGAAAGCCTTCTCCACTTGCTCAACTCACCTTATAGTTGTTACAATATTTTATGGAACATTAATAGTTGTATATTTGCATCCCAATACTGTAGCTCTCAACAAAATGAGCaaatttttctccctcttttacaCAGTCTTTACACCTCTTTTTAATCCTCTGATATACAGCCTGAGAAATAAGGAAGTGAGCAAATCCCTCAAAAGAGCTGTCAGGAAATATGTAGTATTTAAAAAACTAGCAGtgatttctatttaa